From a region of the Bdellovibrio bacteriovorus genome:
- a CDS encoding DUF2945 domain-containing protein gives MAHFRKNSKVEWSWAGSTVHGVVVDVFKESVTKTIKGKKITRHGSDEKPAYLVESDKGNQALKLETELRKSSVKAESKNGPKMFR, from the coding sequence ATGGCGCATTTTCGCAAAAACTCTAAAGTTGAATGGTCCTGGGCGGGAAGTACGGTTCACGGTGTGGTCGTCGATGTTTTTAAAGAGTCGGTCACGAAAACCATCAAAGGTAAGAAAATCACTCGGCATGGCAGCGACGAGAAACCTGCGTACCTGGTTGAGTCGGATAAAGGCAATCAAGCTTTAAAGCTCGAGACGGAACTTCGAAAATCTTCAGTAAAAGCAGAATCTAAAAACGGCCCGAAAATGTTTAGGTAA
- a CDS encoding Smr/MutS family protein, translating to MAKDLLDLHGFKSDEVEDAIDAFLMKLSNSNLKRARIMTGKGSGVVQSVAIKYLKMAGYPWQYERLPNGKQNEGCLVIFLE from the coding sequence ATGGCTAAAGATTTATTGGATTTGCATGGTTTTAAATCAGATGAAGTCGAAGATGCGATTGACGCATTTTTAATGAAACTATCCAACTCTAATTTAAAACGCGCTCGGATTATGACTGGTAAAGGGTCTGGGGTCGTTCAATCCGTTGCTATCAAATATCTTAAGATGGCGGGATATCCTTGGCAGTACGAGCGTCTTCCCAATGGAAAACAAAATGAAGGTTGTCTGGTTATTTTTCTTGAGTAG
- a CDS encoding helix-turn-helix domain-containing protein: MPKKNLSKPVPLEELGNQLARRGDIRVERLEERLEPRVPFPHRHDYFQLLVVSAGRGWHEIDFKRHAVRAPQVFMMKPGQVHSWKLSADSQGFIVEFTEESLPKNSFLLDLVPKALALPDVWKFAKSEFLIWKNKLEIMLDEYEKRPSYYEASLQNHVGLLLIHALRSQGEGVSFHGGIADKFKDLVELHFKKEHGLSFYAKELKITPKQLSAVLQQKLHRSAKEIIAERCLLEAKRMLAYSATPVADIGYALGFEDPNYFSRFLRQNLQMNASLFREEAQKKKGN, translated from the coding sequence ATGCCTAAAAAGAATCTGTCTAAACCTGTCCCTTTAGAAGAACTTGGAAATCAGCTTGCACGGCGCGGTGATATCCGTGTTGAGCGCCTGGAAGAACGTTTGGAGCCTCGCGTTCCGTTTCCGCATCGACACGATTACTTTCAGCTCCTCGTGGTGTCCGCAGGACGTGGATGGCATGAGATTGATTTTAAACGTCACGCCGTGAGAGCACCGCAAGTTTTTATGATGAAACCGGGGCAAGTGCATTCCTGGAAATTATCCGCCGATTCACAAGGCTTCATTGTCGAATTCACCGAAGAGTCTTTGCCGAAAAATTCCTTTTTGCTGGATCTAGTTCCGAAGGCCTTGGCTTTGCCTGACGTCTGGAAGTTTGCAAAATCAGAATTTCTGATTTGGAAAAACAAACTGGAAATCATGCTTGATGAGTATGAAAAGCGTCCGTCGTATTACGAAGCGAGTCTGCAAAACCATGTGGGTTTGTTGCTGATTCACGCCCTTCGTTCGCAAGGGGAAGGTGTTTCTTTTCATGGTGGAATCGCCGATAAATTCAAAGACTTGGTGGAACTTCACTTTAAGAAGGAGCATGGCCTTTCTTTTTACGCCAAAGAATTAAAAATTACGCCAAAGCAGTTGTCAGCCGTCCTTCAGCAAAAGCTTCATCGGTCCGCGAAAGAAATTATTGCGGAAAGGTGTTTGTTAGAGGCAAAGCGAATGCTGGCTTATTCCGCAACTCCCGTGGCGGACATCGGCTATGCGTTGGGCTTTGAGGATCCCAATTATTTCAGTCGATTCTTAAGGCAGAATTTGCAGATGAACGCTTCCTTGTTTCGTGAGGAAGCGCAAAAGAAAAAAGGAAACTAG